In Tenacibaculum pacificus, a single window of DNA contains:
- the tpx gene encoding thiol peroxidase, which produces MASITLQGNAIDTIANLPEIGTKATEFALAGTDLSIKKLADFSGSRLILNIFPSVDTGTCATSVREFNKKAADLENTKVLCISRDLPFAQGRFCGAEGIENVIMLSDFSTGNFGKDYGLEVKNGPLAGLHSRAIVIINEEGNISYTEQVSEIADEPNYEAALKAL; this is translated from the coding sequence ATGGCTTCAATAACACTACAAGGAAACGCAATTGACACAATAGCAAATTTACCAGAAATTGGTACTAAAGCAACAGAATTCGCTTTAGCAGGAACAGATTTATCAATTAAAAAATTAGCTGATTTTTCAGGAAGCAGATTAATTTTAAATATTTTCCCAAGTGTTGACACAGGTACTTGTGCTACTTCAGTAAGAGAATTCAACAAAAAAGCAGCTGATTTAGAGAATACAAAAGTTTTATGTATCTCTAGAGATTTACCTTTTGCACAAGGTCGTTTTTGTGGAGCTGAAGGAATTGAAAATGTAATTATGTTATCTGATTTTTCAACTGGAAACTTTGGAAAAGACTACGGTTTAGAAGTTAAAAATGGTCCTTTAGCAGGTTTACATTCTCGTGCTATCGTTATTATTAACGAAGAAGGAAACATTAGCTATACTGAACAAGTAAGCGAAATTGCTGACGAACCAAATTACGAAGCTGCTTTAAAAGCTTTATAA
- a CDS encoding MATE family efflux transporter, which produces MNLKQYTSEFKYNWKLAAPVMLGMLGHTFVSFVDNIMVGQLGTAELAAVSLGNSFMFIAMSLGIGFSTAITPLIAEADSSNNFKQAKSTFKHGLFLCTVIGILMFLLVFFSKPLMYLMKQPTEVVKLAIPYLDLVAFSLIPMIVFQAFKQFSDGLSMTRYPMYATILANVLNVILNYLFIFGKFGFPEMGIVGAAYGTLFSRFVMVFHLWWMLTQKERSKELVTNIKIFVLDKLMLRKIINLGAPSAMQMFFEVGIFTSAVWLSGLLGRNAQAANQIALNLSSMTFMVAMGLSVASMIRVGNQKGLKKFVDLRRIAFSIFLLGIILAMVFGTLFYLFHKSLPNLYIDLNDAENYADNMEVMKIAANLLLAAAVFQISDSIQVVVLGALRGLQDVKIPTIITFISYWMVGFPISYFLGTEQTYGSFGIWLGLLAGLTTASILLFIRFNRLTLKLIKENPEIIGNK; this is translated from the coding sequence TTGAATTTAAAACAATACACTTCAGAATTTAAATATAACTGGAAGCTTGCAGCGCCAGTAATGCTAGGAATGTTGGGGCATACGTTTGTCAGTTTTGTTGATAACATAATGGTAGGGCAATTAGGAACTGCTGAATTAGCAGCAGTTTCTTTAGGAAATAGTTTTATGTTTATAGCTATGTCTTTAGGGATCGGGTTTTCAACAGCAATTACACCTTTAATAGCAGAAGCAGATTCTTCTAATAATTTTAAACAAGCAAAATCTACTTTCAAACACGGTTTATTTTTATGTACCGTGATTGGAATTTTAATGTTTTTATTAGTTTTCTTTTCAAAACCATTAATGTATTTAATGAAACAACCGACTGAGGTTGTTAAGTTGGCAATTCCATATTTAGATTTAGTTGCTTTTTCATTAATACCGATGATTGTTTTTCAGGCATTTAAACAATTTAGTGATGGTTTATCAATGACACGTTATCCAATGTATGCTACTATTTTAGCGAATGTTTTAAATGTAATTTTAAATTATTTGTTCATTTTTGGTAAATTTGGTTTTCCAGAAATGGGAATTGTAGGTGCAGCATACGGAACATTATTTTCTCGATTTGTAATGGTTTTTCACCTTTGGTGGATGTTGACTCAAAAAGAACGTTCAAAAGAACTTGTAACAAACATTAAAATATTTGTACTTGATAAATTAATGCTTCGAAAAATAATTAATTTAGGTGCACCAAGTGCAATGCAAATGTTTTTTGAAGTAGGTATTTTTACATCAGCTGTTTGGTTAAGCGGATTATTAGGAAGAAATGCACAAGCAGCAAATCAAATTGCTTTAAATTTATCTTCTATGACATTTATGGTAGCCATGGGATTAAGCGTTGCATCTATGATTCGAGTAGGAAATCAAAAAGGATTAAAAAAGTTTGTAGACCTGCGAAGAATTGCTTTTTCTATCTTTTTATTAGGGATTATTTTAGCAATGGTATTTGGTACGCTTTTTTATCTATTTCATAAATCGTTACCAAATTTATATATAGATTTAAATGATGCTGAAAATTATGCAGATAATATGGAAGTTATGAAAATTGCTGCAAATTTATTACTTGCTGCCGCAGTTTTTCAAATATCAGATAGTATACAAGTTGTTGTTTTAGGAGCTTTAAGAGGTTTACAAGACGTTAAAATTCCAACAATAATTACTTTTATATCTTATTGGATGGTTGGTTTTCCAATCAGTTATTTTTTAGGAACAGAACAAACTTATGGAAGTTTTGGTATTTGGTTAGGATTGTTAGCAGGCTTAACTACGGCATCTATCTTATTATTTATTCGATTTAATAGATTAACATTAAAATTAATTAAAGAAAATCCCGAAATTATCGGGAACAAATAA
- a CDS encoding Cif family virulence factor: MKNIKTIIVVTILIIGFSSCKQKTEKQEVKIKQSFTEHTPTAHHKIALEVLEASKNWIANFNNGNTEACVKGYDEKAIMKVAPFGIKKGITEISEFWIPFAKSGATNLIYTNVSVEIVDEKTAFLAANWSMNIGNGIIFQEKWEKKSGKWILTYDDFKVLEQFKSPKENTTNPVASHLILEDVIKASIEWTNGFNTQKGTICANGYSKDAYLNAIPFASINGKKGIQGFWEKLIKDGATNLTYHNPTFKVTTDNTAFLSSQWSMNIGEGKIYQEKWEKTNNTWLLTYDEFKVLKQY; the protein is encoded by the coding sequence GGATTCAGTTCTTGTAAACAAAAAACTGAAAAACAAGAAGTTAAAATAAAACAATCATTTACAGAACATACACCTACTGCGCATCATAAAATAGCTTTAGAGGTATTAGAAGCAAGTAAAAATTGGATTGCTAATTTTAATAATGGAAATACCGAAGCTTGTGTAAAAGGATACGATGAAAAAGCAATAATGAAGGTAGCACCTTTTGGAATAAAAAAAGGAATTACAGAAATTTCAGAATTTTGGATACCTTTTGCAAAATCAGGTGCTACAAATTTAATTTATACAAACGTAAGTGTTGAAATTGTTGACGAAAAAACTGCCTTTTTAGCTGCAAATTGGAGTATGAATATTGGAAATGGTATTATTTTTCAAGAAAAATGGGAGAAAAAATCAGGAAAATGGATATTAACTTACGATGATTTTAAAGTACTAGAGCAGTTTAAATCACCTAAAGAAAACACAACAAATCCTGTTGCGAGTCATCTAATTTTAGAAGATGTAATTAAGGCTTCTATCGAATGGACTAATGGCTTTAACACTCAAAAAGGAACTATTTGTGCTAATGGATATTCTAAAGATGCATATTTAAACGCTATACCATTTGCTTCTATTAATGGAAAAAAAGGTATTCAAGGTTTTTGGGAAAAATTAATTAAAGATGGAGCTACAAATTTAACATATCACAACCCTACGTTTAAAGTAACGACAGATAATACTGCCTTTTTATCATCACAATGGAGTATGAATATTGGAGAAGGTAAAATATATCAAGAAAAATGGGAAAAAACAAATAATACTTGGTTATTAACTTATGATGAATTTAAAGTTTTAAAACAATATTAA